The following coding sequences lie in one Cytophagia bacterium CHB2 genomic window:
- a CDS encoding ribbon-helix-helix protein, CopG family yields MKVETTISLAPELLHELDRILANNGHGSLSELIEEALRSFLLQREQAVRGSDDLELINRNAVRLNQEAKDVLTYQVEW; encoded by the coding sequence ATGAAAGTTGAAACGACAATCTCACTGGCGCCCGAGCTTTTGCACGAACTCGATCGTATCCTGGCAAACAATGGCCACGGTTCGCTTTCAGAACTGATTGAGGAGGCGTTGCGCAGCTTTCTGCTGCAGCGGGAACAAGCGGTGCGGGGCAGCGATGATTTGGAGTTGATCAACCGAAATGCTGTTCGCCTGAATCAAGAAGCGAAGGACGTACTCACGTATCAGGTGGAGTGGTGA
- a CDS encoding 5-formyltetrahydrofolate cyclo-ligase: protein MGNKVSLSSSENRSSTIAERKASLRAHLKNLRRNFSQPERQPANAAIFAHTMSLPEYRAAEAIHTFVSWRDEVDTHAIIKASFAAGKRVAVPRVPPDKSQLEHYFISDFAALVPGTLGILEPSSGPGVQSIPANTHVDVIFVPGLAFDRSGNRLGYGRAYYDQFLAETKALKIGLAFALQIVEEVPVAPHDQRVDLIITEQEVIRTAMENAPQRR from the coding sequence ATGGGTAACAAGGTTTCACTCAGCTCCTCTGAGAATCGCTCAAGCACAATCGCCGAACGCAAAGCGAGCCTGCGCGCGCATCTCAAAAATTTACGCCGGAATTTTTCGCAGCCGGAGCGACAACCGGCGAACGCCGCCATTTTTGCACACACCATGAGTTTGCCGGAATACCGCGCGGCCGAGGCGATTCACACCTTTGTCTCGTGGCGCGATGAAGTTGATACGCATGCAATCATAAAGGCCTCGTTCGCCGCAGGCAAGCGTGTTGCTGTGCCGCGCGTGCCGCCGGACAAATCACAATTGGAACATTATTTCATTTCCGATTTTGCGGCCCTGGTTCCCGGAACGCTCGGCATTCTCGAACCCTCGTCCGGCCCGGGAGTGCAGTCGATTCCGGCAAACACGCACGTCGATGTGATTTTCGTGCCGGGACTCGCTTTCGATCGCAGCGGAAACCGTTTGGGATACGGCCGGGCGTACTACGATCAGTTTCTCGCAGAAACAAAAGCGCTCAAAATCGGCCTGGCGTTCGCGCTGCAAATTGTGGAGGAGGTTCCGGTCGCGCCCCACGATCAGCGTGTTGACCTGATTATCACCGAGCAGGAAGTGATTCGAACCGCAATGGAAAATGCGCCTCAGCGTCGATAA